One genomic window of Solanum dulcamara chromosome 12, daSolDulc1.2, whole genome shotgun sequence includes the following:
- the LOC129876558 gene encoding protein SRG1-like gives MEEARNLGGSNLKAPSVQELAKRQLASVPPRYVYDDIEKISYNSSMLLPQLPVIDMEKLLSNVGDGHDGDLELERLHFACKEWGFFQVVNHGVSSSFMEKLKSEIRAFFDLPLEEKKKFEHQKGNIEGFGHDMVFSEEQKLVWSDLFYMTTLPVSLRKPYLFPKLPASLRDTLEEQSKLFNSLAISILCKLAKTLRMDEKEMGDLYSDGVQIIRMNYYPPCPEPDRTFGVTPHSDTDALTILVHLNETEGLQIRKDDIWVPVKPLPNALTVNIGDMMEILSNGVYRSIEHRAIVNSDKERLSLATFYTFKMDCELGPARSLVGPDNPPIFRRDRLGKSMEAFTRRQFIGKSFIDLMKVESKDEES, from the exons ATGGAAGAAGCAAGAAATCTTGGTGGTTCAAATTTGAAAGCTCCTAGCGTTCAAGAACTGGCAAAACGACAACTAGCAAGTGTTCCACCGCGATATGTTTATGATGATATAGAAAAGATATCATATAATTCTTCCATGTTATTGCCTCAACTTCCAGTTATTGACATGGAAAAACTGCTCTCAAATGTTGGAGATGGTCATGATGGTGATTTAGAGCTTGAGAGGCTTCATTTTGCTTGCAAAGAATGGGGATTTTTccag GTAGTGAATCATGGTGTGAGTTCATCGTTCATGGAGAAACTGAAGTCAGAAATCCGAGCATTTTTCGATCTACCAttggaagagaagaagaagtttGAGCACCAAAAAGGGAATATTGAAGGATTCGGTCATGACATGGTTTTTTCTGAAGAACAAAAGTTAGTCTGGTCTGACTTGTTTTACATGACCACTCTCCCTGTCAGTTTGAGAAAACCTTACTTATTTCCTAAGCTTCCTGCCTCACTTAG GGACACCTTGGAAGAACAAAGCAAACTATTCAATAGCCTAGCAATAAGCATCCTGTGTAAATTGGCAAAGACTTTAAGGATGGATGAAAAGGAAATGGGTGATCTATACAGTGATGGTGTGCAGATAATAAGGATGAATTATTATCCTCCATGCCCTGAACCAGACAGAACATTTGGCGTAACCCCTCATTCTGATACTGATGCACTCACTATCCTTGTCCACTTGAATGAAACTGAAGGTCTCCAAATCCGAAAAGACGATATCTGGGTGCCAGTAAAGCCACTCCCAAATGCTTTGACTGTGAATATTGGCGATATGATGGAG ATATTGAGCAATGGTGTTTACAGAAGTATTGAGCACAGAGCAATTGTAAACTCAGACAAAGAGAGGCTATCTCTTGCAACATTCTATACCTTTAAAATGGACTGTGAATTGGGACCTGCACGCAGCCTCGTTGGACCAGATAATCCTCCAATTTTCCGAAGAGATCGCTTAGGAAAATCTATGGAGGCTTTTACTAGAAGACAATTTATTGGAAAATCGTTCATTGATCTCATGAAGGTAGAGTCTAAGGATGAAGAATCCTAG
- the LOC129876970 gene encoding cytochrome P450 76A2-like, translating into MEWEWSYLFFSSIILLSVFVLFFSQKTTTKCSYKLPPGPPGLPIFGNMFELGTEPYKNMSVLKQKYGPVLWLKLGTSTNIMVVQTAQAAAELFKNHDTSFADRPIIDVNSAHNFYQGSLAIGRYSPFWRFQRRICTVEMFVHKKINETVPVRRKCVDNMLKWIEKAANSAEKGSGIEVTRFVFLASFNMLGNLILSKDLADPESKEASDFFSAMKGIMEWTGITNISDIFPFLRKFDLQNLRKKMTRDMGKAMEIASMFLKEREEERKKGTEKGKDFLDVLLEFEGTGKDEPAKLSEHEIKVLIVEMFLAGSETTSSSVEWALTELLRHPQAMANVKTEISKVVGPNSKFEESDIEKLPYMQAVIKESLRLHPPLPFLIPRETIQDTKFMGYDIPKGTQVLVNAWEIGRDPECWDDPMNFKPERFLGSKIDVKGQHYELIPFGAGRRMCVGLPLGHRMMHFALGSLLQEFEWELPDGVSPKSINMDESMGITARKRDSLKVIPKKA; encoded by the exons ATGGAATGGGAATGGAGCTATCTGTTTTTTTCTTCAATCATCTTGTTATCAGTTTTCGTTCTATTTTTTTCTCAGAAAACGACTACTAAATGTTCTTACAAATTACCTCCAGGACCACCTGGATTACCAATTTTTGGTAACATGTTTGAACTAGGAACAGAGCCATACAAAAATATGTCAGTTCTAAAACAGAAATATGGCCCTGTTTTATGGTTAAAACTTGGCACCTCAACAAACATTATGGTTGTTCAAACAGCTCAGGCTGCTGCAGAACTATTCAAGAATCATGATACTTCCTTCGCAGATCGACCAATAATCGATGTAAATTCAGCACACAATTTCTATCAAGGGTCTTTGGCTATAGGCCGATATAGCCCCTTTTGGCGGTTTCAAAGGCGGATATGTACTGTGGAAATGTTTGTACACAAAAAGATCAATGAAACAGTGCCAGTAAGGCGAAAATGTGTGGATAATATGTTAAAATGGATAGAGAAAGCAGCGAATTCTGCTGAAAAAGGAAGTGGGATTGAGGTAACGCGTTTTGTGTTCCTAGCATCGTTTAATATGCTAGGGAATTTAATTCTGTCGAAAGACTTGGCTGATCCAGAATCCAAGGAGGCCTCAGATTTCTTCAGTGCCATGAAGGGAATCATGGAGTGGACAGGTATTACTAATATTTCTGATATATTTCCATTTCTTAGAAAGTTCGATTTACAAaatttgaggaagaagatgacgCGAGACATGGGGAAGGCCATGGAAATCGCGTCTATGTTTCTCAAGGAACGCGAGGAAGAACGAAAGAAAGGTACAGAGAAGGGGAAAGATTTCTTGGATGTGTTGCTTGAATTTGAAGGCACTGGAAAAGATGAACCAGCTAAATTATCAGAACACGAGATCAAAGTATTAATAGTG GAAATGTTTTTAGCTGGCTCAGAGACGACGAGCAGCAGCGTAGAATGGGCACTAACAGAGCTTTTGCGCCATCCACAAGCAATGGCCAATGTGAAAACAGAGATATCAAAAGTCGTAGGACCAAACAGCAAGTTTGAAGAAAGTGACATCGAAAAGCTTCCTTATATGCAAGCTGTAATCAAAGAATCGCTTCGTTTACATCCTCCTCTACCTTTCTTGATCCCAAGAGAGACAATTCAAGACACCAAGTTCATGGGATACGACATACCAAAAGGCACTCAAGTCCTCGTAAATGCCTGGGAAATTGGAAGAGACCCTGAATGTTGGGACGACcctatgaatttcaaacctgAGAGGTTTCTTGGGTCGAAAATAGACGTGAAGGGTCAGCATTATGAGCTAATTCCATTTGGTGCTGGACGGAGGATGTGCGTTGGCTTGCCTTTAGGCCATCGCATGATGCATTTCGCTCTTGGATCGTTGCTTCAAGAATTCGAATGGGAGCTTCCTGATGGTGTCTCCCCCAAATCAATTAATATGGATGAAAGCATGGGAATAACAGCCAGAAAACGCGACTCTTTGAAAGTCATACCAAAAAAGGCTTAA